From bacterium, a single genomic window includes:
- a CDS encoding adenylate/guanylate cyclase domain-containing protein, which yields MPLKFKIALFVVLLMVVVTGVAGVLITGRMESSLRREIEMRGEALARNLAANVEDPLSQGDDLYIARFTTGAMDNAGVVYAIVVGDDGRIAGYRDAAHDDFTPFMGKPYEPPPGVEPLGKREFLSQTYDAPRWGPMYDVAVPVMLADKKSIGAVHVGISGEGVKRAVNRTRITIGVISAAAVLLALLGSFVLAGFITRPIDRLMAGVREIQKGNGYAMQLPITTSDEVGHLTRAFNDMVKSLGEKELIKEAFSRYVSRQVAGLILDDPDKYISTLKGQRKTITVLFADIRGFTRIAEALGPEQVVAMLNVYLTYMTDVIFRHEGTLDKFLGDGLMAIFGAPVEQPNSTLNAVRAGLGMRERLRKFNLAREIGGEEPVLVGTGINYGDAIVGNIGSRERMDYSVIGDTVNIAQRIQTFTEGGQIILAEPAYRRVEDYVEVKPLGPYELKGKRERIELFEIVKLKEGVEESGEE from the coding sequence ATGCCCCTTAAGTTTAAAATCGCTCTATTCGTCGTCCTGCTGATGGTGGTCGTTACCGGCGTCGCCGGCGTTTTGATTACGGGTCGGATGGAGTCCTCGCTCCGGCGGGAGATCGAGATGCGCGGCGAGGCGTTGGCTCGCAATCTCGCCGCCAACGTCGAAGACCCGCTGTCGCAAGGCGACGACCTTTACATCGCGCGGTTCACCACCGGCGCTATGGACAACGCCGGCGTAGTGTACGCCATAGTCGTCGGCGACGACGGCCGCATCGCCGGCTACCGCGACGCGGCCCACGACGATTTCACCCCCTTCATGGGCAAGCCGTACGAGCCGCCCCCGGGGGTCGAACCGCTGGGGAAGCGCGAGTTCCTCAGCCAAACGTACGACGCCCCCCGTTGGGGGCCGATGTACGACGTCGCCGTGCCCGTGATGCTCGCCGACAAGAAGTCCATCGGCGCGGTTCACGTCGGCATATCGGGCGAGGGCGTCAAGCGCGCGGTCAACCGAACCAGGATTACGATCGGCGTCATTTCGGCGGCCGCCGTGTTGCTCGCCTTGTTGGGGTCGTTCGTGCTGGCCGGGTTCATTACGCGCCCTATAGACCGTTTGATGGCCGGCGTCCGCGAAATCCAGAAGGGCAACGGCTACGCCATGCAGCTGCCCATCACTACCAGCGACGAGGTGGGTCACCTGACGCGCGCGTTTAACGACATGGTGAAATCCCTCGGCGAAAAAGAGCTCATCAAGGAGGCGTTCAGCCGGTATGTCTCGCGCCAGGTCGCGGGCTTGATCCTCGACGACCCCGATAAGTACATATCGACGCTCAAAGGCCAGCGGAAGACTATAACGGTGCTCTTCGCCGATATCCGCGGGTTTACGCGCATCGCCGAGGCGCTGGGGCCGGAGCAAGTAGTGGCCATGCTCAACGTCTACTTGACGTATATGACGGACGTGATTTTCAGGCACGAGGGCACGCTCGACAAGTTCCTGGGCGACGGCCTTATGGCTATCTTCGGCGCCCCGGTGGAGCAGCCCAACAGCACGCTTAACGCGGTGCGGGCCGGCCTCGGTATGCGGGAGAGGCTCCGCAAATTCAACCTCGCCCGCGAAATAGGCGGCGAGGAACCGGTACTCGTGGGGACCGGGATTAATTACGGCGACGCGATCGTGGGCAATATCGGCTCGCGCGAACGTATGGACTACTCCGTCATCGGCGATACGGTGAACATCGCCCAGCGCATACAGACCTTCACCGAGGGGGGCCAAATAATCCTGGCCGAGCCGGCCTACCGCCGCGTCGAGGACTACGTGGAGGTTAAGCCGCTGGGGCCCTACGAGCTCAAGGGAAAAAGGGAAAGGATAGAGCTGTTCGAGATCGTAAAGCTGAAGGAAGGTGTGGAGGAGAGCGGGGAGGAGTAG
- a CDS encoding S16 family serine protease, giving the protein AHIPNVLFPEENESDILEVEEEHRDKVHVTYAKTIGDVLNAALVGFGLSEKSKAAGKPTRTGRKKETRPAAAPRPR; this is encoded by the coding sequence GCGCCCACATCCCCAACGTGTTGTTCCCCGAGGAAAACGAGAGCGACATCCTCGAGGTCGAAGAGGAACACCGCGACAAAGTACACGTAACGTACGCCAAGACCATCGGCGACGTCCTGAATGCCGCGCTCGTCGGCTTCGGCCTATCCGAGAAAAGTAAAGCAGCCGGAAAACCCACGCGCACCGGGCGCAAAAAAGAAACGCGACCCGCCGCCGCGCCGCGGCCTCGGTAA